CATTGTCTGTGATGTTTTTTGTCATCGGTCCAGGTGTGTCTAGCATACTAGAAATAGGAACAATTCCACCTCTACTCAAAAGTCCGATAGTAGGTTTCAAGCCGACAATGCTATTAGAACTTGAAGGAGAAAGAATAGAACCTGCTGTCTCCGTACCCACTGCTGCCACAGCGTAATTTGCTGCTACGGCTGTTCCACTTCCTGCACTAGAGCCTCCTGTATCAAACTGTTTTCTTCCATAAGGATTGAGTGTTTGTCCTCCGATGGCACTATAACCGTTTGGTCCGTTGTCGTGGAGATAATTTGCCCATTCGCTTAGATTTACTTTTCCTAAAATAATTCCTCCTTTTTCTTGAATTTGATTGACGATAAAAGCATTTGGAGCAATGTTGTTTTGGAGAGCCACTGCGCCTGCTGTTGTGGGAAGTTTATCAAAATTGATGTTGTCTTTTAGCAAAATAGGCATTCCAAAAATTTCATGTTTCTTGTTCGCTCTGCTCTTGTCTTTTTCTATGGCTTGAGCTACTGCATCTGGATTGATGGAAATAATGGTATGAAGAGAAGTTTCTCTATTGTTTTCAAATTTTACAATTCTATACAAATACCATTGTACAAGTTTTTGGTAGGATAAATTTCCTTCTTCAATATGCTTTTGAATCGTTGGAATATTCTGTTCTAAAATGAGAGGTTTTAGTTTTTGATATTCTTCTTCTGAAAAATCACTAATTTGAGGTGCTACATTTTTCCAAATCTCATTCTTATCCAATACCTTAGACTGAATAAGTTTGTAGTGCATCCTAGATGACTCGTAAGTAGCATTTTGAGCAATTTCTTCTGTCTCGTCGTAGGGTTGCCATTTTTCAATGACAGTCTTTGGCTGTTGTTCTTTTTCTACATTTTCTTGTTTTTCAGTTGTTTGGCAAGCAAAAATAGAGAGTATCAAAAGTAAATAAGTATATTTCATAGATTATTATGGTTTGTAAAGGGGAGAAATAGTTATTATTAAAGTTTATCTAACGGTAGAATATTATCATCCTGCTTTTCTCTAAAAATCTTCTTGTCTGCTACAAATGTTCCAAAAGGAATCACAGAAGCGAGTAATGCCCAAAAGATAGTAAGTAATTTCCATTTAAGTTTGTAACCAACAACCAAGACCAAAAGGCAATATCCAATAAAAAGAACACCATGTATCATTCCAACAATGAGATTGGGTTCTCTCATTTCCCATACATATTTGAGAGGCATGGTAATGAAAAGAATAACTAGAAATGAAATTCCTTCAATGATGCCAAGAATGCGTAAAAATTGCATAAGTTTTGAATTTGAAGCCATAAGATTTGAGTTTTTGTGAAATTCCGTAAAATAGAATACAAAAATAAGCGTTTTAAGATTGCAAAATTCTTTAAAAATCGCTAATTAGCGTTACTAATTCTTCCATAAAATAGAATGAATACTTCTTTTGTTAGAATATTTCAGTTCGTTTTATACTAAAAACCCTATCCAATTTTATTATTCTCCCCTGTATTTTATGAAGTTAAAATATGTTTTTTATTGTGTGATTATTCCTTTTGCCCTACTACAACTAAGTGGAACAAATGAATATGATTATCAAAAATTAGGTTATACACAACGAGGAAAAGCCTCTTATTACGGTACAAAATTCCATGGCAGACCCACAGCAAGTGGCGAAAAATACAATATGTACGACGCTACGGCAGCTCACAAAAAGATTCTTTTCAATAGCTTGGTAGAAGTTACTAACAAACAAAATGGAAAAACAGCTATTGTACGTGTCAATGACCGAGGACCTTTCAAACCAGGGAGAATCATTGACCTTTCGTATGCCACAGCCAAAAAACTAGATATGGTGCGTGATGGTGTGGTTGATATTGAAATTCGTTTGCTTCGTGCTGGTGCTGATGGTGTTACACTTTCTCCAAAGGGTTCAGAGACGAAAACAGACAGAAGAAAACCACGCCGA
The Bernardetia sp. genome window above contains:
- a CDS encoding amidase family protein, whose amino-acid sequence is MKYTYLLLILSIFACQTTEKQENVEKEQQPKTVIEKWQPYDETEEIAQNATYESSRMHYKLIQSKVLDKNEIWKNVAPQISDFSEEEYQKLKPLILEQNIPTIQKHIEEGNLSYQKLVQWYLYRIVKFENNRETSLHTIISINPDAVAQAIEKDKSRANKKHEIFGMPILLKDNINFDKLPTTAGAVALQNNIAPNAFIVNQIQEKGGIILGKVNLSEWANYLHDNGPNGYSAIGGQTLNPYGRKQFDTGGSSAGSGTAVAANYAVAAVGTETAGSILSPSSSNSIVGLKPTIGLLSRGGIVPISSMLDTPGPMTKNITDNAILLSAMTGEDAKDEATKGQTKQLNYAENLDKYLKGMRFGANKAFMEDSLYISMIEKFKSLGAEVVEFSFDEMKFDNFLQLLNADMKRDLPLYFQNYVGESISFISTKDIVEYNNQDTTIRIPYAQARFDGIVADQTTDEELENLKRAMNAEAINLFEKPMKELNLDCILSINNWNAAEAALAKYPCLTLPMGYRNSGQPAGLTLIARPFEEQKLLQIGFAIEKATKSRKVPKGYE
- a CDS encoding DUF3817 domain-containing protein: MASNSKLMQFLRILGIIEGISFLVILFITMPLKYVWEMREPNLIVGMIHGVLFIGYCLLVLVVGYKLKWKLLTIFWALLASVIPFGTFVADKKIFREKQDDNILPLDKL
- a CDS encoding septal ring lytic transglycosylase RlpA family protein, whose product is MKLKYVFYCVIIPFALLQLSGTNEYDYQKLGYTQRGKASYYGTKFHGRPTASGEKYNMYDATAAHKKILFNSLVEVTNKQNGKTAIVRVNDRGPFKPGRIIDLSYATAKKLDMVRDGVVDIEIRLLRAGADGVTLSPKGSETKTDRRKPRRKVNIKKAQKKNKYLPRIYSIWGTQKYPKDFGVQIGSYKDLKNAVQKGKVAMEKGFDEVYIRVSWTADRSQRLFRVSVGDMTATEASSFAKTLDSKGFRGCFPKAHFND